In Anticarsia gemmatalis isolate Benzon Research Colony breed Stoneville strain chromosome 4, ilAntGemm2 primary, whole genome shotgun sequence, one DNA window encodes the following:
- the LOC142972318 gene encoding syntenin-1-like — protein MSLYPSLEDMKMDNMVRAQMAHHQAATAPSYALPHATAPSAPSPHVYPALGDYMGLELSSDVIALNMPEYQIQTVPSAAARSNLIAPISSQSTTLAKATVTQAIRPVVLCKDKDGKCGVRLHSVNNGVFVCYVGANSPAALAGLRFGDQILEINNVALAGMTMDQCHALLKKASNNGITMAVRDRPFERTITLHKDSLGHVGFHFKDGKIVGLVKDSSAARNGLLTDHQLLEINTINVVGMKDKEISKVIDASPSVVNITIIPSYIYQHMISKMSSSLFKELDRTPAV, from the exons ATGTCGTTATACCCGTCTTTGGAAGATATGAAGATGGATAACATGGTGAGGGCTCAGATGGCCCATCACCAAGCAGCAACCGCGCCGTCTTATGCCTTGCCTCATGCTACAGCACCCAGCGCTCCTTCGCCCCATGTTTACCCTGCACTCGGGGACTACATGGGGCTGGAATTATCTTCTGATGTAATTGCGCTAAACATGCCCGAATACCAAATTCAGACA gtaCCCTCAGCAGCTGCTAGAAGCAATTTGATAGCACCTATATCATCCCAGTCGACCACATTGGCAAAGGCAACAGTCACACAGGCTATTAGGCCAGTTGTTCTGTGCAAAGACAAGGATGGCAAATGTGGTGTAAGGCTGCATTCTGTCAACAATGGTGTGTTTGTTTGCTATGTGGGTGCAAACAGCCCGGCTGCACTTGCTGGCCTGAGATTTGGCGATCAAATCCTGGAAATCAACAATGTAGCACTGGCTGGAATGACAATGGATCAATGCCACGCCTTGTTAAAGAAGGCATCTAACAATGGAATTACTATGGCTGTCCGTGATAG GCCCTTCGAGAGGACAATCACTTTACACAAGGACTCCCTAGGCCATGTTGGTTTCCACTTCAAGGATGGCAAAATTGTTGGCCTGGTTAAAGATTCATCGGCTGCTCGCAATGGTTTATTGACTGATCATCAATTATTGGAAATAAATACCATCAATGTTGTGGGCATGAAAGATAAGGAGATATCTAAAGTAATTGATGCCAGCCCATCTGTTGTAAACATCACTATAATTCCATCCTACATATATCAACATATGATAAGCAA gatGTCATCGTCACTGTTCAAAGAATTGGACCGCACTCCTGCTGTTTAA
- the LOC142972319 gene encoding uncharacterized protein LOC142972319 → MEAPSQKRTPSRCREWERLRRNKFNDAISKLGEVAKSINKTNFPDEETDDAQCPKVEIIQKAIICLTNCGKVITHLKAEILAVQVQLDEAKHKKVVGKDASTQVYFGLSKKRKDGKYVKLMMLKKAKAKSSKDKPKPQIETIKKLPKLLPRGITDKKGPENTIVVLPAAPYIFPPRPLLFPTMPPAIVLVDQNLQPLNRSTVPIVSRNSGDITKTTMVNILPISAYSHPLSASRTKKNSVKLKTDIKKANKKSKPAENSAKDGLKNSDAKSKPESTTKENKVTEASNRENDKNSNEAAKHDKKAVSEVKESSQAITSEDKTQKDQNPKEHKTSNDIPDKSVNKNKENEVPNVVEKPKPVEPVHREPVAVAVTSSSTMKHVSNVKTTEEDKSNKIVTTIVSSIASTIANTKVSLPEVKEKENKLPNILPLDTSLCDNVVDAGNARLELAEEFLATSPTAAFLMSFPLVSGNRADSPAEEHTHNTTQANHKENRRNDLPPPPTTYFEKPNNEVKMKATSKMTDTCNTASKPSEPQKCVTNMVTKESNTSTSVSKSSNTVPLPNVSSENPFLNLTMPSLISTSCTLADTSFNLDFECSTSKTAPSQSTSYVSGNNFFYKGDPFGTVKNTIYSTSSITSNHDFNSLGLYPCAMEKYASKNKSDYSSVDDNLMKIGSSRLTYDIDLGWSHKGLDFVNCTTTTNTFNKDTILTTTSAPYTTSYNPFNPDFHVPLVPNSNKKDNHNKVPSSSFADTITSFYSQPTNLWTEDVPFYTNSNIPKALTSKNQSYSVLEHVQNMNAKMNTAKHYEAKMTEANVGTVKSSNNVAHQIPEKYTKKSPSKTHINWMTSEIRSVHNNCNPIPHPEVKETHKSSYNHVDHSVKKQDHNEGNYFPISMHNFPTQTAQEDFQVWPSSTRPLGTTEISIDPPPINLPTLVGDLALGPHDKNKKADVTNRAASHADVQNCGNFLSVTQIMNRSTDNMHSRFQVPNMDASKSITSKQHTNHFTNESHRKTMPHLENHMPQPCYVFNDPKLVNSYDNMAQFAQPKAKSNSKAEKSSKTQKNNYSTEALLRGANCTQKIQDTNSAKFMMPPQKYSDYSATQDTAVAQVSHFPPILDYSDNGYASQQFSGTTLYNTTTNTISNSFYSNFMSGSSNLMSGNYASGPFTGDFIDYNQTAECNYANHKYEELKMRNNTTMFQTEKIPTNYKSSRRESATKHKLECSKKESSKKYQSKKAKINNEIEDWNDPSHLLWQNKASSKKHPNLMTEELPYPNYVGNQMPTQYQSDFFNSHLMPTNMQTMGHNVDRSFASLPVTSRANFNLSTIFPEITMKVQ, encoded by the exons ATGGAAGCGCCGTCACAGAAGCGAACGCCTAG cCGTTGCCGGGAATGGGAACGTCTCAGACGCAATAAATTTAACGATGCTATATCCAAACTAGGTGAAGTGGCCaaaagtataaacaaaacaaatttccCTGATGAAGAAACAGATGATGCTCAATGTCCTAAAGTGGAAATAATTCAAAAAGCTATAATATGTTTAACGAACTGCGGAAAAGTAATAACACATTTGA AGGCTGAAATATTGGCAGTACAAGTGCAGCTTGATGaagcaaaacataaaaaagtagttGGTAAAGATGCTTCCACTCAAGTTTATTTTGGTCTCTCTAAAAAACGTAAAG ATGGAAAATATGTTAAACTCATGATGCTGAAGAAAGCTAAGGCTAAAAGCAGTAAGGATAAACCCAAGCCACAGATTGAAACAATAAAGAAATTGCCAAAGCTTTTACCTAGAGGAATAACTGATAAGAAAG GTCCAGAAAATACGATAGTGGTACTACCAGCAGCCCCATACATATTTCCTCCGAGACCACTCTTATTCCCAACCATGCCTCCTGCTATAGTATTAGTCGACCAAAATCTACAGCCCTTAAACAGATCAACTGTTCCTATAGTCAGTAGAAATAGTGGAGACATCACTAAAACAACAATGGTTAATATTCTACCAATTTCTGCATACTCACATCCTTTATCCGCGTCAAGAACTAAAAAGAATAGTGTGAAATTAAAAACTGATATTaagaaagcaaataaaaaatctaaaccaGCAGAGAATAGTGCTAAAGACGGTTTGAAAAATAGTGACGCGAAAAGTAAGCCTGAAAGTACCACGAAAGAAAACAAAGTCACTGAAGCTTCTAATAgagaaaatgataaaaatagtaatgaggCAGCCAAACACGATAAAAAAGCAGTAAGTGAAGTTAAAGAATCGTCTCAAGCCATTACAAGTGAGGATAAAACGCAGAAAGATCAAAATCCTAAAGAACATAAAACAAGTAATGATATACCTGATaaaagtgttaataaaaataaagaaaacgaaGTTCCTAATGTTGTAGAAAAGCCTAAACCTGTAGAACCAGTCCATAGAGAGCCTGTAGCAGTAGCAGTTACGTCATCATCAACAATGAAACATGTGTCCAATGTGAAAACCACAGAGGAAgacaaatctaataaaattgtaaccACTATTGTGAGCTCTATAGCGAGCACTATCGCAAACACTAAAGTAAGTCTTCCAGAAGTGAAAGAAAAGGAGAACAAATTGCCTAACATTTTACCTTTAGATACGTCACTGTGTGATAATGTTGTGGACGCAGGTAACGCACGACTCGAATTAGCTGAAGAGTTCTTAGCCACGTCGCCGACAGCCGCATTTCTTATGTCTTTCCCGTTAGTTAGTGGTAATAGAGCAGACAGTCCTGCTGAAGAACATACTCATAATACAACGCAAgcaaatcataaagaaaatagGAGAAATGACTTACCTCCGCCACCAACTACGTATTTTGAAAAACCGAATAATGAAGTTAAAATGAAAGCAACAAGCAAAATGACTGATACATGCAATACTGCTAGCAAGCCAAGTGAACCACAGAAGTGCGTTACCAATATGGTCACTAAGGAGTCTAATACTAGTACTTCAGTTAGCAAATCTTCGAACACAGTTCCATTACCAAATGTTTCCAGCGAAAATCCCTTTTTGAATCTCACTATGCCTTCGCTAATATCGACCAGCTGCACACTAGCGGACACTTCATTTAATTTGGACTTTGAATGCAGTACAAGCAAAACAGCGCCGAGTCAATCTACCAGTTACGTGAGTGGCAATAACTTTTTCTATAAAGGTGATCCATTTGGTACTGTTAAGAACACAATTTATAGTACTAGTAGTATCACTTCTAATCACGACTTCAACAGCCTTGGTCTCTATCCTTGTGCTATGGAGAAGTAtgcttctaaaaataaatcggaCTATTCTAGTGTTGATGATAATCTCATGAAAATCGGATCGTCCAGGCTCACCTACGATATAGACCTTGGCTGGTCACACAAAGGTTTAGACTTTGTCAATTGTACGACAACAACCAATACATTTAATAAGGATACTATATTAACAACTACTTCCGCGCCATACACAACGTCGTATAATCCATTTAATCCTGACTTCCACGTACCGTTAGTACCAAATTCTAATAAGAAAGACAATCACAACAAAGTTCCTAGCTCTTCGTTCGCCGATACTATTACTAGTTTTTATTCTCAACCTACAAATCTATGGACTGAAGATGTACCGTTTTACACTAATAGTAATATACCGAAAGCTTTAACTTCGAAAAACCAGAGTTATTCTGTACTGGAACATGTACAGAATATGAACGCAAAAATGAATACAGCTAAACACTATGAGGCAAAAATGACTGAAGCGAATGTGGGAACTGTTAAATCTAGCAATAATGTGGCTCATCAAATTCctgaaaaatataccaaaaaatcACCCAgcaaaactcatataaattgGATGACGTCTGAAATAAGATCTGTTCATAACAATTGCAATCCAATACCCCATCCAGAGGTAAAAGAAACGCACAAATCTTCCTACAATCATGTTGATCACTCTGTTAAGAAGCAAGATCATAACGAAGGCAACTACTTTCCTATATCGATGCACAATTTCCCGACGCAAACAGCTCAAGAAGACTTCCAAGTATGGCCGTCTTCGACTAGGCCTTTGGGTACAACAGAAATAAGTATCGACCCGCCTCCTATTAACCTGCCTACATTGGTTGGAGATCTAGCATTAGGTCCACATGACAAGAATAAAAAGGCAGATGTTACCAATCGGGCAGCGTCACATGCAGATGTACAAAACTGTGGCAACTTCCTATCCGTCACGCAGATCATGAATCGCTCTACTGACAACATGCATTCAAGATTTCAAGTTCCAAATATGGATGCCTCGAAATCGATCACATCAAAGCAACATACGAATCACTTTACAAATGAAAGTCATCGTAAAACTATGCCTCATTTAGAAAATCACATGCCACAACCTTGTTACGTCTTCAATGATCCCAAATTAGTGAATTCTTATGACAATATGGCGCAATTTGCACAACCTAAGGCTAAGTCGAATAGTAAAGCGGAGAAATCTTCTAAAACTCAAAAGAACAACTACTCCACTGAAGCTTTACTGAGAGGTGCGAATTGTACTCAGAAGATTCAAGACACGAACAGTGCTAAGTTTATGATGCCTCCTCAGAAATACAGCGATTACAGCGCTACTCAAGACACTGCCGTCGCCCAAGTTTCACATTTTCCTCCAATTTTAGATTACTCAGACAATGGTTATGCCAGTCAACAATTTTCAGGAACTACTTTGTACAACACTACCACGAATACAATATCAAATTCATTTTACTCTAATTTTATGTCTGGGAGTAGTAATTTAATGTCTGGCAACTACGCAAGTGGTCCGTTTACTGGTGACTTTATCGATTACAATCAGACGGCAGAATGCAATTACGCCAATCATAAGTATGAGGAGTTGAAGATGAGGAATAACACGACGATGTTCCAAACAGAGAAGATACCCACTAATTATAAAAGCTCGAGGCGAGAATCGGCAACAAAACACAAACTGGAATGTTCTAAGAAAGAATCAAGTAAgaaatatcaaagtaaaaaagctaaaataaataacgagATTGAGGACTGGAACGACCCGTCTCATTTGTTGTGGCAAAACAAAGCTTCGAGTAAAAAGCATCCTAACTTAATGACGGAAGAGCTGCCGTATCCGAATTACGTGGGCAACCAGATGCCGACACAATATCAGAGTGATTTCTTTAACAGTCACCTTATGCCGACGAACATGCAGACTATGGGTCATAATGTGGATCGCTCGTTTGCTAGCTTACCCGTCACCTCCCGCGCTAACTTCAACTTGAGTACTATATTCCCAGAAATTACTATG AAAGTGCAGTGA